CGTACGAGCCCGGCCAGCGCGCCGGCCACGTCCTCGATGGGGACGCCGGGGTCCGGATAGTGCGAGTAGTAGAGGTCGATCACGTCCGTGCCCAGGTTGCGCAGGCTGCGCTCCGCGTAGCCGCGGATCAGGCGGGGCTCGGTGTTCACGCGCAGCTCGTTGAACGCGTAACCGACCGGATGCGACCGGCTCGGCTCACCCTCGGGAATCGCCAGGCCGAACTTGGTCGCGACCACGACCTCGTCCCTGCGGCCCTTGATCGCGCGCCCCACGAGGCGCTCGTTGTGGCCGTCCACGCCGTACGCGTCGCTGGTGTCCACGTGGGTGGCGCCACCGTCCAGCGCGGCCTTGAGCGCCACCTCGGCGCGGTCGTCGTCGATCTCGCCGTAGACGCCCGGCGAGAGCACCATGGCGCCGAAGCCGAGGGCGGGAACCTGCAGGCTGCCAAGCGTTCGTGTCTTCATGCCCTCGATCCTGCTGGGCGGAGGCCCGGCGCGTCCAAGACCCTTTGCTATAACCACTGGTTATGGATGTGCACCTGCGAGAGCTGCGGTACTTCGTCGCGGTGGCCGAGGAGCTGAACGTGACGCGGGCCGCCGAGCGGCTGTTCGTCTCCCAGCCCGCGCTGTCGAAGCAGCTCAGGGTGCTGGAACGGCAGCTCGGGTTCCCGCTGTTCGAGCGGGTGCACGGCGGCGTGGCACTCACCCGGCAGGGCGAGGTGCTCCTGCCTGCCGCCCGCGACCTGCTCGAACGGTGGACGGCCGGGGTCGAGTCCGCGCGGGCGGCGGTTCCCTCGGGGACTCTGGTGATCGGGATGCAGACGGCCGTGGGCAGAGGGCTGCAGCAGGCGGCGCTGCGGCGGTTCCGGGCGGCCATGCCGGGGTGGGAGGTGTCGCTCCGGCTGGTGGGCTGGGACGATCCCAGCGGCGGGCTGGCTGACGGGTCCTCCGACGTGGCCTTCATCTGGCTGCCGGTGCCGCCGGGGCTGGAGACGTACGTGCTGGCCACCGAGGACAGAGGGGTGGCCATGCCGGACGATCACCCGCTGGCGGAGCTGCCGGAGATCCCGTTCGGGGCGCTGCGCGACGAGCCGTTCATCGCCCTGCCGCCGACGGCGGGTCCGCTGCGCGACTTCTGGCTGGGGCTGGACGCCCGCGACGACGAGCCGGTGATCGGGGTCACCGCGAACACGCCTGAGGAGGTGTTCGAGGCGGTGACCAGCGGGCTCGGGGTCGTGCTCGTGGCCGAGGGCAACGCCACGCTCTACAACAGGCCCGGCCTGGTCTACCGTCCCGTGACGGGGCTGCCCCCTGGAGAGCTCGCCATCGCCTGGCGCGAAGAGGATAGAAGCCCACAAGTAGCGGCATTCATCAACGCGCTACGACAAGTCGCCACTAAGGTCTGACGGGACAGCTGATCCCGTGGAAGGGCGAGACATGAGCGATCACGACATCACCTTCGACCTCATCGACGCCGACAACGACGGCCGCATCTCCGCCGTCGAGCTCGTACGGTTGATGGAGGTGCTCGGCCAGCCGATCAGCCTGGAGGCCGCGCAGGACGGCGTGCGGAAGCTCGACAAGGACGGCGACGGCCTGATCGACAAGCGGGAGTTCGCCGACTTCCTCCAGAAGTGATAAAAACAAGCTCTTGCTACACAATCTCCTGTTGCCTGGGTCACAATGGCGACGGGAGGGACGATGGTCATCACGAGTGATATCCCCGTGCAAGCCCTCAGGGCGGGGGTCGGCACGGTCACAGAAGAGGTGATCGAGGAGATCCAGACCCGGATCCCCGAGTACGCCCGGCCATCGGACGGTCTTTACCTCAAGGTCATCAGGATGGCGGTCGAGCAGGCCATCGAGGGCTTCCTCAACCGCATCGAGAACCCGGACACCCCCTGGGACCCGGAGCCGTTCCGCATGATCGGCAAGGGCGAGGCGGCCGAGGGCCGCAACCTCGAGCCGCTCCAGACCGCGATGCGGCTCGGCGCCCGGGTCGGCTGGCGGCGCCTCACGGAGCTCGCGGAGCCGCTCGGGCTGTCCCCACAGACCCTGTACGACCTGGGCGAGGCCATCTTCGTCTACCTCGACCAGCTCGCCGACGCGGCGGCCGAGGGCTTCGAGGAGGCCGGCGCGCGCGCCGCCGGCGAGATCGAGCGCCGCCGCGCCCGCCTGCTCGACCTGCTGCTCAGCCACCCGCCCGCCGGCGCGGAGGCCGTCGCCGAGCTGGCCAAGTCCGCCGGGTGGCGGCTGCCCAAGACCGTCGCCTGCGTGGCGCTCGACGACCGGCACGGCATGCCGGCGCCGGCTCCCGACGTGCTCCTGGGCCTCGACCGGCCGGTCCCGTGCCTGCTCGCGCCCGACCCGAACGGACCCGGCCGGGCCCGGCTGCTCGATCACGCCCTGCGCGGGCGCCGGGCCGCGATCGGTCCCGCCGTGCCCCTGGCCGCCGCCGCGACCTCACTGCGGTGGGCCGGCGAGGCGCTCGAGCTGTCGCGGCGCGGCGTCCTGCCCCGGGGGACGCTGCGGTGCGAGGACCACATGGCGACGCTGGTGGTGTTCAAGGACGAGGAGCTGGTCAACGCGCTGGCCGAGGTGCGGCTCGCGCCCCTGGCGCACCTGCGGCCGGCGCAGCAGGACCGGCTGGCGGAGACGTTGCTGGCCTGGCTGCGGTACGGGCGCGGCGCGGGCGAGGTGGCCGCCAGGCTGCACGTGCACCCGCAGACCGTGCGCTACCGGCTGCGGCAGCTCGAGGAGCTGTACGGGGACCAACTCGCCGATCCTGACATCCGCTTCGAGCTGGAGATAGCGCTCCGCGCCAGACAGGCCGTCCAGGGGGCCTGAGCCCACCTCATGCCCTGACCTGCGCGCTCGGCGCTCCGGCGGCTCCAGGAGCCTGAGCGCGCCCGTTGGGGGTAGCGGTCGTCGCATGCGACTGACGTACACCTCCGACGTCTGGTACAAGAACGCCGTCGTCTACTGCCTCGACGTGGAGACGTTCAAGGACGGCAACGGCGACGGCGTGGGCGACTTCCGCGGGCTGACGCAGCAGATCGACTACCTCGCGGGGCTCGGCGTGACGTGCCTCTGGCTCATGCCGTTCTTCCCCACCCCCAACAGGGACGACGGGTACGACATCACCGACTTCTACAACATCGACCCGCGACTGGGCACGCTGGGCGACTTCGTGGAGTTCATGCGTACCGCCAATGACCGGGGCCTGCGGGTGATCGCCGACCTCGTGGTCAACCACACCTCAGACCAGCACCCCTGGTTCGTCGAATCCAGGTCGAGCAGGGACTCGCCCATGCGCGACTGGTACGTCTGGTCCGACACCCCCGAGCCGGACGACCCCTCGCAGATCGTCTTCCCCGACAAGGAGAACAGCGTCTGGCAGTACGACGAGAAGACGGAACAGTACTACCTGCACAGCTTCTACCGGCACCAGCCGGACCTGAACGTCGGCAACCCCGAGGTCAGGGACGAGATCGCGCGCATACTCGGTTTCTGGATGGAGCTCGGGCTGTCCGGGTTCAGGGTGGACGCGGTGCCGTTCCTCATCGAGAACGTCAACCCCCAGCTGGCGAACCCGCACGAGTTCCTGGCGGACCTGCGGGCGTTCATGACGCGGCGCAAGGGCGGGTCGATCCTGCTGGGCGAGGTCAACGTCCCCTACAAGGATCTGCCGTCGTACTTCGGCGAGGGCCTCGGCGACCAGCTCACCATGTGCTTCGACTTCATCGGCATGCAGAACGCCTGGCTGTCGATGGCCCGCAGCGACGCCACGCCGCTCGCCCGCGCCCTGCGCGAGCGCCCCAAGCCGCCGAAGGACTGCCAGTGGGCCATGTTCCTGCGCAACCACGACGAGCTCACCCTCGACAAGCTCACGGAGGAGGAACGGCAGGAGATCTTCGAGGCGTTCGGGCCGCGTAAGGACATGCAGATCTACGGCCGCGGCCTGCGCCGCCGCCTGCCGACCATGCTCGGCGGGGACCTGCGGCGCATCAAGATGGCCTACAGCCTGCTGTTCTCGCTGCCCGGCACACCCGTGATCTTCTACGGCGAGGAGATCGGCATGGGCGAGAACCTCGACGAGGAGGGCCGCATGGCGGTCCGCATCCCCATGCAGTGGTCGGCGGACGGCGGCTTCACCCAGGCGGAGCCGGTACGCGAGATCCCGGAGGGCTCCTTCGCGCCCGACCGGGTCAACGTGGCCGACCAGAAGCGGGACGTGAACTCGCTGCTGCGCTGGTTCCAACTGCTGATCGAGCGCTACCGCGAGTGCCCCGAGCTGGCGTGGGGCAGCTACACGGTGCTGGACACCGGCCGGCCCTCGGTCCTCGCCCACCGCTGCGACGCCGACGGGGCCACGGTGGTGGTCACGCACAACCTGTGCGAAACGGCCGTGGACGTGGAGCTGACGCTGGAGGGGCTGGAGGGTTACCACCTCACGGACCTCCTGGTGGACGGCACACTGGAGGTCTCGGCGGACGGCTCGGTACGGGTCCCGCTGGACCCCCACGGCTGCCGCTGGTTCCGCGCCTCACGCCCCGAGGTCGCCCCGGAGGACGCCTCGGTCAAGGCCCTGTGACAGCCGTGCCGACGGCGCCGACCTCGAAGGCGGCATCGCACCTGCCCCGGATGTGTTCGCTGTGAGTGGCGATGATCACGGCGCTTCCGGCGTCGCTCATCTCTCGCAAGGTGTCGAGGACCATGGCGGCGTTGGCGGTGTCAAGGGCAGCCGTCGGCTCATCGGCCAGGATCAGGGAGGGCCGCTTGACCAGCAGGCGGGCGAGCGCGACGCGCTGCTGTTCGCCGCCGCTGAGATGGTGGATCTTCTCCTTGTCGCGTCCGGCGAGGCCCACGCGTTCGAGCGCGTCACGGCAGCGGGAACGCCGATCCGCCCGGACGGTGGTCGCGATCTCCAGGTTCTCGGCCACCGTGGCGTTCTCGATGAGCGCATAACTCTGGAACAGGTAGCCGAGCACGTCACGACGGAAGCGGCGTCCGGCCCTCTTACCGAATCGGGTGATATCCGCGCCCTCATACAGGATCTGCCCGCTGGTTGGCGATTCGAGCAGGCCGATGCAGTTGAGGAGGGTGGACTTGCCCGCTCCGCTGGGGCCGGTCAGGGCCAGCATCTGGCCGCCGGCGACCGTGAGGTCGAGGTTCGCCCACAGCGTGCGGCGACCGAAGGACTTGGACAGCTCCTTGACAAGGATCACAGTCGGCTCCCGGCTTGCTCAAACATCGGCGGCGTGTTCGGTGA
The nucleotide sequence above comes from Nonomuraea helvata. Encoded proteins:
- a CDS encoding helix-turn-helix domain-containing protein → MVITSDIPVQALRAGVGTVTEEVIEEIQTRIPEYARPSDGLYLKVIRMAVEQAIEGFLNRIENPDTPWDPEPFRMIGKGEAAEGRNLEPLQTAMRLGARVGWRRLTELAEPLGLSPQTLYDLGEAIFVYLDQLADAAAEGFEEAGARAAGEIERRRARLLDLLLSHPPAGAEAVAELAKSAGWRLPKTVACVALDDRHGMPAPAPDVLLGLDRPVPCLLAPDPNGPGRARLLDHALRGRRAAIGPAVPLAAAATSLRWAGEALELSRRGVLPRGTLRCEDHMATLVVFKDEELVNALAEVRLAPLAHLRPAQQDRLAETLLAWLRYGRGAGEVAARLHVHPQTVRYRLRQLEELYGDQLADPDIRFELEIALRARQAVQGA
- a CDS encoding ABC transporter ATP-binding protein; this encodes MILVKELSKSFGRRTLWANLDLTVAGGQMLALTGPSGAGKSTLLNCIGLLESPTSGQILYEGADITRFGKRAGRRFRRDVLGYLFQSYALIENATVAENLEIATTVRADRRSRCRDALERVGLAGRDKEKIHHLSGGEQQRVALARLLVKRPSLILADEPTAALDTANAAMVLDTLREMSDAGSAVIIATHSEHIRGRCDAAFEVGAVGTAVTGP
- a CDS encoding alpha-amylase family protein, coding for MRLTYTSDVWYKNAVVYCLDVETFKDGNGDGVGDFRGLTQQIDYLAGLGVTCLWLMPFFPTPNRDDGYDITDFYNIDPRLGTLGDFVEFMRTANDRGLRVIADLVVNHTSDQHPWFVESRSSRDSPMRDWYVWSDTPEPDDPSQIVFPDKENSVWQYDEKTEQYYLHSFYRHQPDLNVGNPEVRDEIARILGFWMELGLSGFRVDAVPFLIENVNPQLANPHEFLADLRAFMTRRKGGSILLGEVNVPYKDLPSYFGEGLGDQLTMCFDFIGMQNAWLSMARSDATPLARALRERPKPPKDCQWAMFLRNHDELTLDKLTEEERQEIFEAFGPRKDMQIYGRGLRRRLPTMLGGDLRRIKMAYSLLFSLPGTPVIFYGEEIGMGENLDEEGRMAVRIPMQWSADGGFTQAEPVREIPEGSFAPDRVNVADQKRDVNSLLRWFQLLIERYRECPELAWGSYTVLDTGRPSVLAHRCDADGATVVVTHNLCETAVDVELTLEGLEGYHLTDLLVDGTLEVSADGSVRVPLDPHGCRWFRASRPEVAPEDASVKAL
- a CDS encoding EF-hand domain-containing protein gives rise to the protein MSDHDITFDLIDADNDGRISAVELVRLMEVLGQPISLEAAQDGVRKLDKDGDGLIDKREFADFLQK
- a CDS encoding LysR family transcriptional regulator, translating into MDVHLRELRYFVAVAEELNVTRAAERLFVSQPALSKQLRVLERQLGFPLFERVHGGVALTRQGEVLLPAARDLLERWTAGVESARAAVPSGTLVIGMQTAVGRGLQQAALRRFRAAMPGWEVSLRLVGWDDPSGGLADGSSDVAFIWLPVPPGLETYVLATEDRGVAMPDDHPLAELPEIPFGALRDEPFIALPPTAGPLRDFWLGLDARDDEPVIGVTANTPEEVFEAVTSGLGVVLVAEGNATLYNRPGLVYRPVTGLPPGELAIAWREEDRSPQVAAFINALRQVATKV